The following proteins are co-located in the Pochonia chlamydosporia 170 chromosome 6, whole genome shotgun sequence genome:
- a CDS encoding CS-like domain-containing protein (similar to Metarhizium robertsii ARSEF 23 XP_007824271.1): MADHKEPTPAEEAASRAKEAAEQAALPYKWQQDIKELSVTFTVPGNIKSRDLVISITQDKLSAGIKGQTPVIGEEVDGVKQNKLAQEIKVDDSTWTLATNPDGTKTVEILLAKRKQEWWPNVIQGTAAIDVTKIQPENSKLSDLDGETRGMVEKMMFDQRQKEQGLPTSDEQKKADILKKFQAQHPEMDFSKAKIQ; the protein is encoded by the exons ATGGCCGATCACAAAG AACCAACTCCCGCCGAAGAAGCGGCATCTCGTGCCAAAGAAGCCGCCGAGCAGGCTGCCCTTCCCTATAAATGGCAGCAGGATATCAAGGAACTCAGTGTCACATTCACGGTCCCTGGGAACATCAAGTCCAGAGACCTcgtcatcagcatcaccCAGGACAAGCTCTCTGCAGGTATCAAGGGCCAAACGCCTGTTATTGGTGAGGAAGTCGACGGTGTCAAG CAAAACAAACTTGCACAAGAAATCAAGGTCGACGACTCAACATGGACCTTGGCTACAAACCCCGACGGCACAAAGACGGTCGAAATCCTCCTCGCAAAGAGGAAACAAGAGTGGTGGCCGAATGTCATCCAGGGCACCGCAGCCATCGATGTGACCAAGATTCAACCCGAAAACTCGAAGCTTTCAGACCTCGACGGCGAAACGAGAGGCATGgttgagaagatgatgtttgACCAGCGCCAGAAGGAGCAGGGTTTGCCGACGTCAGAtgagcagaagaaggcggaTATCCTGAAGAAGTTCCAGGCGCAACATCCCGAGATGGACTTTAGCAAGGCAAAGATCCAATAA
- a CDS encoding CDK-activating kinase assembly factor MAT1 (similar to Metarhizium acridum CQMa 102 XP_007810352.1), which translates to MSRNGVSVRHASSAGLGAPSDQDETCPVCKTTRYFNRDMEFLINPECYHRMCKTCVERIFKDGPNQCPYATCHKTLRLRGFKSAFFADLTVEREVDIRRRVAQIFNKVEDDFEDLDAYNKYLEYVEDLTFKLVSGEPEAKTEAEGELAAWEAQHKAEIERNKKLARESDDARKKRLAAEQDAARQRRLQDLREEADEKASAARFREEMLNSLQSAEMGQATETMDKIMLKKRGQQKSFSARDTLAGATGGLSIRGLRDKTRGTAEENKPYDPFGGLDLTPSRIDLGGDKLREYHSEWIDVTRSKNEYLVGGYSADEYISRALYEAFSGLGVFIAEDKVDRGVSTAGARDAAVADGKMDTDDVF; encoded by the coding sequence ATGTCGCGAAACGGCGTCTCAGTGCGCCATGCCTCATCCGCTGGTCTCGGCGCACCAAGCGACCAAGACGAGACATGTCCCGTGTGCAAGACCACCCGCTACTTCAACAGGGACATGGAATTCCTGATCAACCCAGAATGCTACCACCGGATGTGCAAAACCTGTGTCGAGCGAATCTTCAAGGACGGTCCCAACCAATGTCCCTACGCGACGTGCCACAAGACCCTCCGCCTCCGAGGCTTCAAGTCCGCCTTCTTCGCGGACCTCACCGTCGAGCGAGAAGTCGACATCCGCCGCCGAGTCGCCcaaatcttcaacaaggtAGAAGATGATTTTGAGGACCTGGACGCCTACAACAAATACCTAGAATACGTAGAAGACCTGACCTTCAAACTCGTAAGCGGGGAGCCGGAAGCAAAAACCGAAGCAGAAGGCGAACTAGCTGCCTGGGAAGCGCAGCACAAGGCCGAGATAGAGCGCAACAAGAAACTAGCACGAGAATCAGACGACGCGCGGAAAAAGCGGCTCGCGGCAGAACAAGACGCCGCACGACAACGACGGCTGCAAGACCTGAGAGAGGAAGCTGATGAGAAGGCTAGCGCGGCGCGGTTCCGCGAAGAGATGCTCAATTCACTACAAAGCGCAGAGATGGGGCAAGCCACGGAGACGATGGACAAGATCATGCTCAAGAAGAGAGGGCAGCAGAAGAGCTTTTCGGCGAGGGATACATTGGCCGGTGCGACGGGCGGGTTATCCATTCGTGGTTTGCGCGACAAGACGCGTGGTACGGCGGAGGAGAACAAGCCCTATGATCCGTTTGGGGGGCTGGATCTTACGCCTAGTAGAATTGATTTGGGAGGCGACAAGTTACGGGAGTATCATAGCGAGTGGATCGACGTGACGCGCTCTAAGAATGAGTATCTTGTCGGTGGGTATAGTGCTGATGAGTACATTTCGAGAGCGCTGTATGAGGCGTTTTCAGGGCTGGGCGTGTTTATTGCAGAGGATAAGGTTGATAGAGGGGTTTCTACAGCGGGTGCGAGGGACGCCGCTGTTGCGGATGGGAAGATGGACACAGATGATGTGTTTTAG